CACGTGCTTGTCTTTTAAAATATGGTGGCTCATCAGAAGGACGAGATAGAGGAACAGTATGACTACAGATAGCATTATCATGTAAATCGATATAATACCtatataatgtttgaatatGATCAGTTGTAGCACTCATCGCCTTAAACATACTAAaatcttcatctttttcaatttctatagaagtatatataAGGCGAACATATTTAGACATAGTATTAAATTTCATTTATGGATTTAACATAacaccaattaaataaatagaaggaataggaaaaaaatatttttttaaatttttctatcatttaTGCGACAGCTTCTTTGtaatcatctttctttttatattccataagcaataatttttttcagctaaataagctaaaatattagaaataGTAAGATAATAAGCACCGAAAATTCAAAAGTAGCcaaaaaaaatttccaaaaacataacaacatcattaattttagtccAATCAGATTTTTCCAACATTACTTCGAGAAATTTATATGCACATTGATTAAAAGTTGTAGTTATAGGGGCTTTATAAATATTACAAgtcttaaaaaaatcataagtcgAATTTCACCTAGTCTCAATTTCTTCGGGCGTTaatcttggtctaaaaatattttcctcgcattttcttttaaattctttaagtctagcttttctattattttcttgaataaaaccaactgcatgcctaattttttcaattattggctcaagaaaataaagtcaattttttacaattaaattatatatatgttcttGAGGCTACACAATGTCATTAGTAAtgttctctatgttgtatcatttcgtgTAGTTGTGTGTCTTACTGGTTTCATGAAATCTtatttgttccactctttcgCAGGGATGGCTACTACGTGTAGTAGTACCGGTGGTGATGACCCACCAGTACCGAGCCGGCCTAGAGGCCAGCCCCGTTGCATAGGTAGGGGAGCAGCACCAGTTCTCAATAACAATATAGCTCATGAGCATGTAGAGGAGCGTTAGGACGCCCCTATTCCTCCTCAGCCAGAAGGGCCACCACCTGCAACACAACCTTCAGCCGCACTATTTATGACTTCCATGTAACAGGTGGCGATCGCTCAACTCCTCACAGCATTGGGGTTACACCACAGGCCCCAGCCCTAGATGTGGGTATGCTAGCATCACAGGACTAGCCTGCCCCACCAGCACCTGAGGTTCATCCACCCACACTAGATGTTGCACCCCGTCAGTAATTTCGGACGGTGTAATGTTCTTAGAGGAGCAAAAGATGTTGGGGATATTTCAGAGGCTGTCACCTTAACATTTTCTGGAGCCATTGACGAAGACGCCATGGAGTTTCTGACTACTTTCCAGGAGCAACTTCAAACCTTGGGTCTTGTGGATTCCAGAAGGGCCGACTATGAGAGGTTTGTCTCAAGGAGCTTtgccaaaaataaataataaatgttTAGATTCTAGTAGTATTTATTATTAAGAATTTTGTTCCATATTACAAAAGAATccttataaaagaaaaatatacacTTTACTTTTAAGGCGAGATTAAGTGgcgtttgaattgacttataagctgcttaaaatctgttttcagttttttttttttagtgtttggctggccaacttaaaattattttgtgcttaaaataaacccctataaatagttgggtttatttggatgaatttattttaagcagtttataagtcaaaaaaaaagttggtctgcacctacttttttttttaaaacttataagcagttttcaacttataagctgcttaaaaataagtcaatccaaacatgcTATAAATAAGTTGGTGATAAAATTGTAATTTGACAAAACCACTAATCTGCATATCAAAACGGGACCTGATGGGATTCCATTGTTGGACGACAAAGTTAGCAGACGCCACAGTACAATTCCATCTAACTACAAaatacaataattttttatttgatagaatttacaatttattatacataataCATAGCAAagtataatattaattatataaggcTTATTAATATATGAATTATAAACATGGCTAAAGACAAAACAACTTtgataagaaataatctcaacATAATTAATCTAGAATTTAGTACTATATATTTTTATGCACTCTATCGAACGACctctaaagaaaaaataataatcatttcaatttgtttgtcactcttttttttaatccGTAAAAAAAACGTCGCTTTCCTTTTTtggtaattcttttatttttaactttccaCATGACATATGTTTAAGACCATATTATTAAATGACATTTTGATAGATTCCACATGTCTCTAGTTTAAGAGcataaaattcatttttttttttttaaacttcgtGTTAAGTAAAAattagacaaacaaattaaaataaaagaagtaataaaaaaataaaaaatatcatattaaCCCTTGTACACTCacaaataaatcatattttctCTTTGTTATACTTTTTCAACATAGTTATCCTTtccatccaatttttttttttaaaataatcataTTTATCCTTACGATATAAAATACTCATATCTTCAACATATTTACCCTTTTactctaaaaatattatatttactCCTACGCATTAAATTCACATGTCCTGCGTTCAAAAGCCATCCTATTTGTACAAATCTTCCTTAACCATAAAGCTCTTTGAGTTTGAATGTAGCCGAAAGTTTCATCAATTATTCCTTATTAGATAATTGTTTAATAAATGACTctcttttgatttttatttataatttatgcATCTTTTAGATCAAATAcaagatatatttttttggaaatcttacgcGAAAACATTTAGATCATGTTGTAAAAAGTTTATAAGTTATTATAAATGTGAATTGTTAGTCTAATATTTTATCCATATAATTGAATAATATACGAAAGAAATTAGATTCAAGTCTAACGTTATTGATAGGATAATATTCCAATGTCTATATGTGAACTGCTTTCAAAATGAGAACAAAATCTAAATGTTAGCCTAAATAAggaagggaaacttacataaatatacaatattaagaaaatatttactatttatagcaataaaaaaaaattcactgaacacttataatacatttataatacaattttaatacatattgcagagaactatttataaaacatatataatacaagttttatagatggataatatatttatcacatactttaatagacttataatacattatgttaatttcttactacacaaacataatatatattttaaaacacttataatacatttatattgtatgcataattcacttttaatacaagtgtagatttatcatagtattgctatatattgctataaatggtaataaataaaaaatatcgctaaaatcagtaaataatttttaaaaagcactcaatcaagtaatttttccaataaGAAACATTTGCATAAATGAACCCAACATAAGTATACTTGTGTATGGGCCGAATGAATAGGCAATCCAATACTTAGTGGCCCATTAGTCTCTAAGGGCCTGTAAATAAGCCCAAAAAGTCCAGTAAGCAGTTGCTTGTTGAAAGAAAACTAGGGTTTTGCAGCATTATAGATTCACCTTCCTCTTCTTCCAAACCCCACCCCGTCTGAAAGCAGCTTCAACTTCTCATTCTCAAGATGGCTGTCGGGTATCTCTCGATTGATCtgattgatttttattttctttctgttTGTCTTTCAATTCTAATGTTACTTTGTTGTACAGTAAGAACAAGAGGATTTCAAAGGGAAAGAAGGGAGGAAAGAAGAAGGCGTaagtcttttttcttttgattattgTTTCTGTTTTTAGTTTTTTGGACGTACTGATTGATTGGGTTCTGGTGAAATGTGGGCAGGGCCGATCCATATGCTAAGAAGGATTGGTACGACATTAAAGCACCATCAGTGTTTGAAATCAAGAACGTTGGTAAAACTCTGGTCACTAGGACTCAGGGTACTAAGGTCGAAATCTCTTATCATATTCTACAACTTCATTTTACCTCTAGAAAAAATACCCTTTTCTGTGATTTCTTTAGTTATGAAGTGCAATGCTGAATAATTGACAAATATCCTGGTATATACACTTCAAATAATAGTCCTTAATGGGACTTCTACTCTGGTTCAACAAGTGGACAAATTACTTGTCTTTAAGCGTGGAGACAGTTGACTTATCTAAattgtaaaaatataatttgtttGTCAAGAGTGGTGCACAGAACTCTTAAGTGTGTTTGGTTCATATACTACTTATGTGAGAATTATAATATTGGGATTGTTTATGATAGGGTTTATAATGAAACACTGTAATACATGAAAAACTTTCTTTATTAGGGCATGCGTAGATTTTCACATAActtattaggattttttttgGATACCACCAATAGCCAACCAAACAACGGATAAGTTATGCATATTTTGCTGTCAATcaaatattgtattattttttatgttggGATTAATCATCTGATGCAATTAACTAGATTATCCTTTCGGGGTATGATATGCTTGTAGTTTAAGAGATGCAACTCTGAATCCATGTCTGCACCTTGAACTTAAAAAGTGTTTTTGGAAGTAGCGTGAAGTTGCTGAGCAGTGTTTGCTCTTTCTTCTTTAGATCATACAGGGTTTAAAATTGATGACATAAGGTTCCTCCATATTTGCTCTTTGGGCTGACATTTTGGATAATGTTAGAGGGTTGTACGATGAAAAAATATAGGAGTGGTAGGTTGGTTATCAGtgcaaagttttttttttgataaggtgATAATCAGTGTAAAATTAGTCAATATATGATGAGTCCTCACAATATTGAATGCCTTAGAATGTAGTAATGTAAGGAAACACGTCTGATTGCTATCCTACATCACGATAGTAGCAAGGTTAGCATTGTTCTTATTTTTCTATACCCAAAATACCATTCTCACTTAACTAGCCACTTCACTGAAGAgtctttttaataatttatatccAAGAATTCACCCTCACCCAAACAAAAAGATATGTTCTCCATTTGTCATCATCTGTTATCATATATGGTAAAGGTTGAATTGGCTTCCTGCGTGACGACGTGCTTTTAATCTCTTCTCCGACAACTTTTTTCCgtcttttttctttgaaatatttcatttAGAGCTAAATCTTGAACATTCTTCGCGGTTATACAAGtgcaattataaaaataattttatatctgCATACATTGGTGGATTTTGAGTGAGTGCGAAGTATTTCTCTTGGTGGGCTTGTATTATTTGGCCCTGCAGTTATGGTGATGGTGCTATATGCCATATGGTGGTCTCTATGTTGAAGTGAGGGAAATTGGTGCTTCAACTTTGGTGAACTGGTGGTGATATTTTGCAATGGTGGTTAAACCTGAAGAAGGCTCTAGCAGCAAGTATTTCCAGTGAAGAATCAAATAGGAAAAATAGATGTACAAAAACAATGCTCATATAGTGAAGCAGCAAGGATAAGCTAAGGTAAAGTAAAGAAAAATGTGGACAGTGCTAACCTACTCTAGTTATGTAACATGTTAGCAAAATACCACATGTGTATATGTATAGACTCCAAAGGTGTACATACTTAAGATTCACATAGCAAACCTACTAGTTTGAAATTGAAGTATAGTAATAGTTATTTTTGTGCTGTAGAACATATGTGGAGTATGTTAGTTTTCTTCTTTCACCTTTGATAGGTTAATTCAGGAAACTGTTTTATTAactttttccattttctttATGCTCTACATGTCTTTGTATGACTTTTATTTGGAGGTGATGTTTTATGTTTAGATATATCTATATATGACTGCAACTGCAGTGTTACTTATTATTTAAAGGTGGAAGtttcatctctctctctctctctctttgatAATAAGGTGGAAGTTTCATCTCTTAAATATTGAGTTATATGACTGCAAATGCAGATTTACTTAAACAAGTGCATTTGTCCCATTTTTGCTCCAGATTGCTTCCGAAGGACTAAAGCACAGAGTATTTGAAGTCAGTTTGGCTGATCTTCAGAAGGATGAGGATCAGGCTTTCAGGAAGATCCGCTTGAGAGCAGAAGATGTGCAAGGGAGGAATGTCCTCACAAACTTCCATGTAGGATGATTCTTTTAACCTATCAATTCTTCACAAGACTGGAGAATAGCTCTTTTGGATGAAATTTTGactgttttgaaaaaaataaaataactttatCGTTGGCCAACTTCAGGGAATGGATTTCACAACAGACAAGTTGAGGTCTCTGGTGCGCAAGTGGCAGACTTTGATTGAGGCTCATGTGGATGTGAAGACTACAGATAGCTATACTCTCAGGATGTTCTGCATTGCTTTTACAAAGAAGCGTCCAAACCAGCAGAAGCGGACATGTTATGCTCAGAGCAGCCAGATCCGTCAGGTTGGTGGTATTTTGAACTTGATCTCACTTATTTACTTATTTGATAATATCTGGCAGGTTCACTTTTGATTATTTATCAACATGTGTGTATTATTCTGTTAGATCCGTCGCAAAATGGTTGAGATCATGAGAAACCAAGCAAGTTCCTGTGACCTGAAGGAGTTGGTAGCAAAGTTCATCCCTGAATCAATTGGTAGAGAGATTGAGAAAGCTACTTCAAGCATTTTCCCGCTACAAAATGTTTATATTCGCAAAGTCAAGATCCTCAAGGCCCCTAAATTCGATCTTGGCAAGCTGATGGAGGTAAGTTTGGATTGTTTTCAGTTTCTGCACACCACATTGAGCATCATGTTTTGGATAGTTCAGAAGTGCAATAGATTTATTGAGTTACATCTGTTTGTGAAACACTACTAATGAGTTTCTTTTTTGCAGGTGCACGGTGACTATTCAGAAGATATTGGTGTGAAGTTGGATCGACCAGCTGATGAAACAGTGGCTGAGGCAGAAACTGAGGTTCCTGGAGCTTAGATTTGTTTCATTTGGATTTCCTGTCTGAATATGGATATTCTAGTCTTCTAAAATTTTGCATTTGTCTTAGTTGAGTTGTCGAAGGCATGACCTACCAAAATTTTGGATCTCTTTCTTTTGTTTATGCTTGATGTTAAACTATTCACAGTTTAAGATATCGTTTTTCAGCTATATCTTTTAATACTATACTATATTAGGACAGATTTGTATCCAGTTTAGGCAGGATGACAACAGAACATTTCAATGTTGAAAATTAGGATCTTATATGTAGACCCAATCGAATTGGTTGATAAATaaggtaataataataaaactagCCGGAAATATTGTTGGAAAAAAGTGAGTATTATTGCAAAAGGGAAGCATCCATCGTTCCATTGTAAAAGCACTTTAGAATATCCTCCTTCTTTTGTGCTTCTGTGCTTTGTGTTACTGTATAACTATACTACTGAAAGAATTTGCTGAGTCCTGGAAAATATCTCAGAGTTCATCGTTCATTCTGCAGTTTCTTAGGGTGTGAGGGAGGGGGCTTGTAAAAGAACAGCAGTGAATTGGAGGCTGCTTTTATGGTTTTTGTTTCTCTTTGATTTGATTAGGTACAAGGTCAGCATACACCTCACCATCTTCGGACCTCATTTGTGGAATTATAATGGGTATATGTTATTGTGGTTGATTTAGCTTTCATTTCGAAGAAGTTCTTGAGATACATGGTCTGGCAATTCTGAGTAGCACTTACTATTACTTGGAAGCAGCCTACTGTGGCATGAATGCCTACAGAATGTAGGGGTTAAAAAAGCAAATATACCACATGCAGTAGCAACGATCCGAGCCACAGCGATGTTGTACCACTTGACCAAATCTATCTTAAGTGAAGAATTCCTGATATGACAGTGCTGGATGGAAAGTATCCATCCTTAACGGGAAGTTTGGGGTTTGAACCCTGTTTATGGAATTGCCTTACTCCTAAAGTAGAATTTTTTTTCACGCGATTCAGATTAATCGGATTTCAAAGTGGATATTAAACACCTATATTGTTTAAACTTTTCAAAGATACCACTGCACTAGTGTTGAATTATACAGAAAATGCATTATTTTTGAAGGGTCACAATTTTGATAAACCTATGCAAGATTGCAAGTGAAGACATCAATTTTGTATTCATATTTTCTACCTTTATGTTCtgtattataatttatatcatcaaTCAAAcacaatataa
This Solanum dulcamara chromosome 8, daSolDulc1.2, whole genome shotgun sequence DNA region includes the following protein-coding sequences:
- the LOC129898719 gene encoding 40S ribosomal protein S3a-like gives rise to the protein MAVGKNKRISKGKKGGKKKAADPYAKKDWYDIKAPSVFEIKNVGKTLVTRTQGTKIASEGLKHRVFEVSLADLQKDEDQAFRKIRLRAEDVQGRNVLTNFHGMDFTTDKLRSLVRKWQTLIEAHVDVKTTDSYTLRMFCIAFTKKRPNQQKRTCYAQSSQIRQIRRKMVEIMRNQASSCDLKELVAKFIPESIGREIEKATSSIFPLQNVYIRKVKILKAPKFDLGKLMEVHGDYSEDIGVKLDRPADETVAEAETEVPGA